One genomic segment of Misgurnus anguillicaudatus chromosome 25, ASM2758022v2, whole genome shotgun sequence includes these proteins:
- the ube2ib gene encoding SUMO-conjugating enzyme UBC9-A, whose amino-acid sequence MSGIALSRLAQERKAWRKDHPFGFVAVPTKNPDGTMNLMNWECAIPGKKGTPWEGGLFKLRMLFKDDYPSSPPKCKFEPPLFHPNVYPSGTVCLSILEEDKDWRPAITIKQILLGIQELLNEPNIQDPAQAEAYTIYCQNRVEYEKRVRAQAKKFSPS is encoded by the exons ATGTCTGGAATTGCTCTCAGTCGACTTGCGCAGGAGCGTAAAGCATGGAGGAAAGACCATCCTTTC GGCTTTGTTGCCGTTCCAACAAAAAATCCAGACGGTACAATGAATCTTATGAACTGGGAATGTGCCATTCCAGGAAAGAAGGGG ACTCCATGGGAAGGAGGGCTGTTTAAGTTAAGGATGCTATTTAAAGACGACTACCCCTCTTCGCCCCCAAAAT GTAAATTTGAACCACCATTGTTCCATCCAAATGTGTATCCATCAGGGACAGTGTGTCTGTCCATCCTGGAAGAAGACAAAGACTGGAGACCTGCCATTACTATTAAACAG ATCCTGTTGGGTATTCAAGAGCTTCTAAATGAACCCAACATACAGGATCCAGCTCAGGCAGAGGCTTACACTATATATTG TCAGAATAGAGTGGAGTACGAGAAAAGAGTTCGTGCACAGGCCAAGAAATTCTCCCCATCGTAA